One Bemisia tabaci chromosome 7, PGI_BMITA_v3 DNA window includes the following coding sequences:
- the LOC109035515 gene encoding deoxynucleoside kinase, with translation MLASYSDLGESHPYRISLEGGIAAGKSCVMDHLDDYVKRSYTNLIGVVSEPIFQWKSYRGINWLKLFYEDPAKYSFQFQNVVLQTLANWYKNRPMKVLLTERSLDSCINVFARCSLQKGYISANQYEILRGWRDIVCEENRMKTDCIIYLKTSPAICYERMKQRNRLEEKAVTLEYLQELEVMYDDWLCNELNVYIVNGDRDQREIYEQINLIIDSLTCKF, from the coding sequence atgtTGGCTTCTTATTCGGACTTAGGTGAATCTCATCCCTACAGAATATCCCTTGAAGGTGGTATAGCGGCTGGAAAATCGTGTGTTATGGATCATCTGGATGATTATGTAAAGAGGTCCTATACCAATCTAATCGGAGTGGTTTCGGAGCCCATCTTCCAATGGAAATCCTATCGCGGCATCAACTGGCTTAAATTATTCTATGAGGATCCAGCAAAATACTCTTTCCAGTTTCAAAACGTCGTCCTTCAGACTCTGGCCAATTGGTACAAAAATCGACCGATGAAAGTGCTACTCACAGAGCGGAGTTTAGATAGTTGTATAAATGTTTTTGCCAGATGCTCTTTGCAGAAGGGATACATATCAGCAAACCAGTATGAAATATTACGGGGATGGAGAGACATTGTGTGTGAAGAAAATAGGATGAAAACGGACTGTATTATCTACCTCAAAACGAGCCCCGCTATATGCTACGAAAGGATGAAACAGCGAAACAGATTGGAAGAAAAAGCCGTAACTTTGGAATATCTGCAAGAGTTGGAAGTAATGTATGACGACTGGCTGTGCAACGAACTAAACGTATATATTGTAAACGGTGACAGAGACCAGCGCGAAATATACGAGCAGATCAACCTCatcatcgattctttaacgtgtaaattttaa
- the LOC140224956 gene encoding G2/M phase-specific E3 ubiquitin-protein ligase-like, whose translation MKQLRKGLKVGGFFRIIKSNSSFFRGLFVAQNKPLTVETMETLCTVKRHINPEGVEYALETKVLVHWSWFLEDLKVGRETDGQTLELLLGWITGCTTIPFGGFNRRIQIMFLHGESNPLPTANTCALQIHLPVVNVNYRDFKQFMLKAMTMGKVFGIG comes from the exons ATGAAACAGCTACGCAAAGGGCTCAAAGTTGGTGGTTTCTTTCGGATCATCAAAAGTAACTCCTCGTTCTTTCGCGGGCTGTTTGTCGCACAAAATAAACCGTTGACTGTAGAAACAATGGAGACGTTATGTACCGTTAAGAGACATATTAATCCAGAAGGTGTAGAGTACGCGTTGGAAACTAAGGTTTTAGTCCATTGGAGTTGGTTCTTGGAGGACCTGAAAG TTGGAAGAGAAACTGACGGTCAAACATTAGAACTACTTCTTGGATGGATAACAGGATGCACCACAATACCGTTTGGAGGATTTAATCGTCGCATACAAATAATGTTCCTTCACGGAGAAAGTAATCCTCTGCCTACGGCGAATACTTGCGCATTACAGATACATCTTCCCGTAGTGAATGTGaattacagagatttcaaacaGTTCATGCTGAAAGCAATGACAATGGGTAAGGTATTTGGTATTGGATGA
- the LOC140225088 gene encoding uncharacterized protein, whose product MATENVEPPVDSEDVIETMYEGKEILPFFFTKERQNDPNEAEVWTCKESSCKKSFKTSKVSNLKRHLWRQHKLKFDRFCILQGKVAKERKNSFQLKRVSFLMSQEEFENLVVNICTVNGRPLDLFEDPSIQKLLNPIAKCLKCEAINAENMKVVVKLKAAALREELKKEMKDRYVCAKLDVATRGCTSFLGVNVQYTLEGKLMVRYFKTMPITMSTKAEDLKDMVLETFKVFDLDIRRVFSSTTDNGGNLLKCTRLLNQMSMRANSASSSASTLTPPLTPPDCDSFPDDNAPTVEDRSFEVQPQDGNGMN is encoded by the exons ATGGCAACAGAGAATGTAGAACCACCAGTAGATTCTGAGGATGTAATAGAGACTATGTACGAGGGTAAGGAGATTCTTCCCTTCTTCTTTACGAAGGAGCGGCAGAACGATCCGAATGAGGCAGAAGTATGGACTTGTAAGGAGAGCTCATGCAAAAAGAGCTTCAAA ACATCTAAAGTTTCTAATTTGAAGCGTCACCTTTGGAGGCAACATAAACTgaaatttgacagattttgtattttgcaaggaaaagtCGCCAAAGAGCGTAAGAATAGCTTTCAGCTTAAGAGGGTCTCGTTTCTAATGTCCCAAGAAGAATTCGAAAACCTGGTTGTAAATATTTGCACGGTGAATGGTCGACCTTTAGATCTGTTTGAGGATCCCTCAATTCAGAAGCTCCTCAACCCTATCGCTAAGTGCCTTAAATGTGAAGCAATTAACGCCGAAAATATGAAGGTAGTGGTTAAACTAAAAGCTGCTGCTCTCCGAGAGGAATTGAAAAAGGAGATGAAGGACCGGTACGTCTGTGCCAAGTTGGACGTGGCCACAAGAGGATGCACGAGCTTCTTAGGAGTGAACGTCCAATATACCCTCGAGGGAAAGCTAATGGTCCGGTATTTTAAAACGATGCCAATCACGATGTCCACGAAGGCGGAAGACCTTAAGGACATGGTCCTAGAGACATTCAAAGTTTTCGATCTCGACATTCGGCGGGTCTTCTCTTCCACCACGGACAATGGAGGAAATTTATTAAAGTGTACGCGCCTGCTGAATCAAATGTCCATGAGGGCAAATTCTGCCTCTTCTTCTGCGTCAACCCTAACCCCTCCGTTAACTCCACCTGATTGCGACTCATTCCCTGACGATAACGCTCCAACTGTGGAGGACAGAAGTTTTGAGGTTCAACCGCAGGATGGCAATGGTATGAATtga